The following proteins are co-located in the Anas platyrhynchos isolate ZD024472 breed Pekin duck chromosome 1, IASCAAS_PekinDuck_T2T, whole genome shotgun sequence genome:
- the AGBL3 gene encoding cytosolic carboxypeptidase 3 isoform X5 — protein MSGGPEQQQDEDSHNSFVAEDSQQCAVQTDSVCADLFPRAKQILLPSDSEAEVPHLQELSKPSDLPPVGQFSQVYWPNQCKVIRDRIEHIDWIPTTPEPMYTPTGLEMMPPYQPPDKGTVVYLGEEANTASCFMYSQVRGLCPMKQVLHQKLDNTLIFEARFESGNLQKVVKVNDFEYQLTLRTDLYTSRHTQWYYFQVSNTQAGMPYRFTIVNFTKRNSLYKHGLRPLLYSEADAKKHNVGWRRTGNEIKYYKNNVGEGGHQYFSLTWTFQFPHDRDTCYFAHCYPYTYSNLQEYLVDISKDPEKSKFCKIRILCRSLAGNIVYVLTITNPPESGNDTKRKAVILTARVHPGETNSSWIMKGFLDYILGNSHKAQQLRDTFVFKVVPMLNPDGVIVGNHRCSLTGKDLNRKYKCKVKKCYPSIWYTRNMIRRVMEKRDIFLYCDIHGHNRKQNVFMYGCERKQQPKAPYLQPRAFPLLLSKNCPDKFSFPDCRFRVRKSKEGTGRVVMWKMGINNSYTLEASICGSKLGWRQSTHFDTKDLESIGQHFCDALLNYSVHNEEQEKVVRQQTKVKSEVLNSDLYWDSSSQTSDSSDSCDLPAHRQKLGTKRPMIYDTSTTVTLE, from the exons ATGTCAGGAGGcccggagcagcagcag gaTGAGGACTCCCATAACTCCTTTGTGGCAGAAGATAGTCAGCAGTGTGCAGTTCAAACAG ATTCTGTTTGTGCTGATCTTTTTCCAAGGGCAAAACAGATTCTGTTACCATCTGATTCAGAGGCAGAGGTTCCACACCTTCAGGAGCTGTCAAAGCCATCTGACTTACCACCTGTAGGTCAGTTTTCCCAGGTGTACTGGCCAAACCAATGTAAAGTCATCAGGGACAGAATTGAGCACATTG ATTGGATACCCACTACCCCTGAGCCAATGTACACTCCAACAGGTTTGGAGATGATGCCGCCATACCAACCTCCTGACAAGGGCACTGTGGTTTATCTTGGAGAAGAAG CTAACACAGCATCCTGCTTCATGTATTCCCAAGTGAGAGGTCTGTGCCCCATGAAGCAGGTCCTCCATCAGAAACTGGACAACACACTCATCTTTGAAGCACGGTTCGAGAGTGGGAATTTGCAGAAGGTGGTTAAAGT TAATGACTTTGAGTACCAGCTGACCCTGCGCACCGACCTCTACACGAGCAGACACACACAGTGGTACTACTTCCAAGTCAGCAATACTCAGGCGGGGATGCCGTATCGCTTCACTATTGTCAACTTTACCAAGCGTAACAGCCTGTATAAACATGGTTTGCGGCCACTGTTGTACTCAGAAGCTGATGCTAAGAAGCACAATGTTGGCTGGCGAAGGACAGGAAATGAAATCaagtattataaaaacaatgtGGGCGAAGGTGGACATCAGTATTTCTCACTCACTTGGACGTTCCAGTTTCCTCATGACAGAGACACCTGCTATTTTGCCCACTGCTATCCTTACACCTACTCCAACCTGCAGGAGTACCTGGTGGACATCTCTAAAGATCCAGAGAAGTCCAAGTTCTGCAAGATTCGCATCTTGTGCCGTTCCCTGGCAGGAAATATAGTGTATGTCCTGACTATCACCAACCCTCCTGAAAGTGGCAACGACACAAAGAGGAAGGCTGTGATACTAACTGCAAGAGTGCATCCAGGAGAAACCAACAGTTCGTGGATAATGAAGGGATTTCTGGATTACATTCTTGGCAATTCACACAAAGCTCAACAGCTCCGGGACACTTTTGTCTTCAAAGTGGTGCCAATGTTAAATCCAGATGGTGTGATTGTGGGAAATCATCGCTGCTCTTTAACAGGAAAGGACTTGAACCGCAAATACAAATGCAAGGTGAAGAAATGTTATCCTTCCATCTGGTATACCCGAAACATGATCAGAAG AGTGATGGAGAAACGtgacatttttctgtattgtgACATCCATGgtcacaacagaaaacaaaatgtcttcATGTATGGTTGTGAGAGAAAGCAGCAACCAAAAGCACCGTACTTGCAGCCACGTGCCTTTCCTCTCTTGCTGAGCAAGAATTGCCCAGATAAG TTCTCATTCCCAGACTGCCGTTTTAGAGTACGAAAGAGCAAAGAAGGTACAGGTCGAGTTGTAATGTGGAAGATGGGCATCAACAACAGCTACACTTTGGAAGCCTCTATTTGTGGCTCTAAGTTGG GCTGGAGACAAAGCACCCATTTTGATACGAAAGACTTAGAGTCAATAGGACAGCATTTCTGTGATGCTCTCTTGAACTACTCTGTTCATAATGAG GAACAAGAGAAAGTAGTGAGACAGCAAACTAAGGTGAAATCTGAAGTCCTCAATTCTGATTTATACTGGGATTCCAG CAGTCAAACTTCTGACAGCTCAGACTCCTGTGATCTTCCTGCACACAGGCAAAAACTAGGCACTAAG